The following coding sequences are from one Primulina eburnea isolate SZY01 chromosome 15, ASM2296580v1, whole genome shotgun sequence window:
- the LOC140813441 gene encoding calmodulin-binding transcription activator 2-like isoform X1, giving the protein MAESGSHGLGFQFDINQILSEAQHRWLRPAEICEILSNYQKFRVSPEAPNNPVSGSTFLFDRKVLRYFRKDGHNWRKKKDGKTVKEAHEKLKVGSVDMLHCYYAHGEDNENFQRRSYWLLEPDLMHIVFVHYLGVKGGKMNTNYVRNKDTVLSKSENDSISTTFHGASPTSTLSSANEDAESEDNHQANSRFHSYPESPLRNDSHSTLSSSYDVSSPNYATHFRRHRDVSGGSKFVSSFQPTLDLGSGQEASGKYAAGELTDKEESVCYFPVQAKVEENNIDPFCNHPGEHKDQSEQRNLQAVLTEMEIRSAVNPNLENIKDTVGNENYSFLLKKPLINSLQMDGNLKKVDSFTRWMAKELGEADELDMLSSNRLSWNIMGSEYDSNISAQLEVDADSLSSSILGDQLFSIIDFSPNWTYSNWDCKVLIIGKFLKSGLEFSKCKWSIMFGEMEIPADVLADGILCSHAPLHKPGLVAFYVTCSNRLACSEIREFEYRRGHDQNIGATDVNAAVVTVMHLYRRLEMLLCQRPIGSPSGFIEHDLGKQTLIQKIVSLMEENCHDALLTQKNSTARLMVTGEVLLEKHLKEKFYYWLLQRINEEDTVPIVVDDRGQGVLHLAAALGFNWVFQPIIIPGVSLDFRDVNGWTALHWAAFYGREDTVAALVSLGAAPGALTDPSAEYPLGRTPADLASSSGYKGISGFLAETFLTTHLTTLRMNDPDEDGIPEVSGRNAIHTVSERLAVPTNEEEVPDTLSLKDSLAAVCNASQAAARIHQIFRIQSFQRKQFTEQGCDELLSSDEHAISLLAVRSSRLRLANAAAVHIQKKFRGWKKRKEFLQIRQKVVKIQAHVRGHQARKKHKSIMWPVGILEKVILRWRRKGRGFRGFGSDVVQDGPNMHGTRSPEDNYDVLKEGRRQTEERMQKALARVKSMAQYPEARAQYRRLLTAAEGFRETKAGSNEIPDNIEEDIGYDESEMLDIETLLDDDTFMSLAFQ; this is encoded by the exons ATATTAatcagatattgtcagaagcccAACATCGGTGGCTGAGACCTGCGGAAATTTGCGAAATTCTTAGTAACTATCAAAAGTTTCGTGTCTCTCCTGAGGCTCCAAATAACCCAGTCA GTGGTTCTACTTTTCTTTTTGATCGGAAGGTATTAAGATACTTCCGCAAGGATGGACATAACTGGagaaagaagaaggatgggaaaACTGTTAAAGAAGCCCATGAGAAACTGAAG GTTGGAAGCGTTGATATGTTGCATTGTTACTATGCCCATGGAGAGGATAATGAAAATTTTCAAAGGCGGAGCTACTGGTTGCTTGAGCC GGATCTCATGCACATAGTATTTGTCCACTATTTGGGAGTTAAG GGTGGCAAGATGAACACCAACTATGTTAGAAACAAGGACACTGTCTTGTCAAAATCCGAAAATGATAGCATTTCTACCACTTTTCATGGTGCAAGCCCCACCAGCACGTTGTCCTCAGCTAATGAAGATGCTGAATCTG AGGACAATCACCAAGCAAATTCTAGATTTCATTCGTATCCGGAGTCACCATTGCGCAACGACAGTCATTCTACCCTATCAAGTTCTTATGATGTATCTTCCCCAAATTATGCAACACATTTTCGGAGGCATAGGGATgtttctggtggaagcaaatttGTATCTAGTTTTCAACCAACACTTGATTTGGGATCTGGGCAAGAAGCTTCGGGAAAGTACGCCGCAG GTGAGCTTACCGATAAAGAGGAATCTGTGTGTTACTTTCCTGTCCAAGCTAAGGTTGAG GAGAACAATATAGATCCATTTTGCAATCATCCTGGGGAGCATAAAGATCAGTCTGAACAGAGGAATCTTCAGGCGGTGCTTACAGAAATGGAAATTAGAAGTGCTGTCAATCCAAATTTGGAGAATATCAAGGATACAGTAGGGAATGAAAACTACTCATTCTTACTGAAAAAGCCGCTGATAAATTCATTGCAAATGGATGGAAACTTGAAGAAAGTTGACAGCTTCACCCGCTGGATGGCTAAGGAGCTTGGAGAAGCTGACGAATTGGATATGCTGTCAAGTAACAGGCTTTCATGGAATATTATGGGGAGTGAGTACGACTCCAATATCTCAGCTCAATTGGAAGTGGATGCAGACTCGCTGAGCTCTTCTATTTTGGGAGACCAGCTTTTCAGTATTATTGATTTTTCTCCAAACTGGACTTACTCTAATTGGGATTGCAAG GTTCTCATTATTGGAAAATTTCTCAAGAGTGGATTAGAGTTCTCAAAATGCAAATGGTCAATTATGTTTGGAGAGATGGAGATTCCAGCTGATGTTTTAGCAGATGGGATTCTTTGTTCCCATGCTCCACTACACAAGCCTGGACTCGTCGCTTTCTATGTCACTTGTTCCAACAGGCTCGCTTGCAGCGAAATACGAGAATTCGAATATAGGCGTGGACACGATCAAAATATTGGTGCTACAGATGTAAATGCAGCTGTTGTAACTGTGATGCATCTCTACCGACGACTTGAGATGCTATTATGCCAAAGACCCATTGGAAGCCCTAGCGGTTTCATTGAACATGACCTTGGAAAACAAACTCTGATTCAAAAAATTGTTTCATTGATGGAGGAGAACTGCCATGATGCATTGTTAACACAAAAAAATAGCACAGCACGGCTGATGGTGACTGGAGAGGTGCTTCTTGAAAAGCATCTAAAAGAGAAATTTTATTATTGGCTGCTTCAAAGAATAAATGAAGAAGATACAGTGCCAATAGTTGTTGATGACAGAGGTCAAGGTGTTCTACACTTGGCAGCTGCTCTTGGTTTTAATTGGGTCTTCCAGCCAATTATCATTCCAGGAGTTAGTTTGGATTTTCGAGACGTGAATGGATGGACAGCACTTCATTGGGCTGCATTTTATGGCAG GGAGGACACAGTTGCTGCTCTTGTTTCCCTAGGTGCAGCTCCTGGAGCGCTGACAGACCCATCTGCTGAATATCCGCTGGGTAGAACTCCAGCAGATCTGGCTTCTTCCAGTGGATACAAGGGGATATCTGGTTTTCTAGCTGAGACTTTCCTGACCACACATCTCACAACTCTTAGAATGAATGATCCGGATGAAGATGGTATACCAGAAGTTTCTGGAAGGAATGCTATACATACAGTTTCGGAACGTTTAGCAGTCCCTACAAATGAAGAGGAGGTACCAGATACACTCTCACTCAAGGATTCACTTGCCGCTGTCTGTAATGCATCACAAGCAGCAGCTCGCATTCACCAAATTTTCCGCATCCAGTCATTTCAGAGGAAGCAATTTACTGAACAGGGGTGTGATGAGTTGCTGAGTTCAGATGAGCATGCTATTTCTCTTTTAGCTGTTAGAAGTTCCAGATTACGTTTGGCCAATGCTGCTGCTGTGCACATCCAGAAAAAGTTTCGTGGTTGGAAAAAGCGGAAGGAATTTCTGCAAATTCGGCAAAAAGTTGTTAAAATTCAG GCTCATGTGAGGGGGCATCAGGCAAGGAAGAAACATAAAAGTATTATGTGGCCAGTGGGAATATTGGAGAAGGTGATTTTGCGCTGGAGACGTAAAGGGCGTGGTTTCCGTGGATTTGGGTCAGATGTGGTCCAAGATGGGCCGAACATGCATGGCACTAGGTCGCCGGAAGACAATTATGATGTTCtgaaggaaggaagaagacaAACTGAAGAAAGGATGCAAAAAGCACTTGCAAGGGTGAAATCTATGGCCCAATACCCTGAAGCCCGAGCTCAGTACCGTAGACTGCTAACTGCTGCTGAAGGGTTCCGAGAAACAAAG GCTGGTTCCAATGAGATCCCAGACAACATAGAAGAAGATATAGGGTATGATGAAAGTGAAATGCTCGACATAGAGACTCTGTTGGATGATGATACTTTCATGTCTCTGGCATTCCAATGA
- the LOC140813441 gene encoding calmodulin-binding transcription activator 2-like isoform X3: MNTNYVRNKDTVLSKSENDSISTTFHGASPTSTLSSANEDAESEDNHQANSRFHSYPESPLRNDSHSTLSSSYDVSSPNYATHFRRHRDVSGGSKFVSSFQPTLDLGSGQEASGKYAAGELTDKEESVCYFPVQAKVEENNIDPFCNHPGEHKDQSEQRNLQAVLTEMEIRSAVNPNLENIKDTVGNENYSFLLKKPLINSLQMDGNLKKVDSFTRWMAKELGEADELDMLSSNRLSWNIMGSEYDSNISAQLEVDADSLSSSILGDQLFSIIDFSPNWTYSNWDCKVLIIGKFLKSGLEFSKCKWSIMFGEMEIPADVLADGILCSHAPLHKPGLVAFYVTCSNRLACSEIREFEYRRGHDQNIGATDVNAAVVTVMHLYRRLEMLLCQRPIGSPSGFIEHDLGKQTLIQKIVSLMEENCHDALLTQKNSTARLMVTGEVLLEKHLKEKFYYWLLQRINEEDTVPIVVDDRGQGVLHLAAALGFNWVFQPIIIPGVSLDFRDVNGWTALHWAAFYGREDTVAALVSLGAAPGALTDPSAEYPLGRTPADLASSSGYKGISGFLAETFLTTHLTTLRMNDPDEDGIPEVSGRNAIHTVSERLAVPTNEEEVPDTLSLKDSLAAVCNASQAAARIHQIFRIQSFQRKQFTEQGCDELLSSDEHAISLLAVRSSRLRLANAAAVHIQKKFRGWKKRKEFLQIRQKVVKIQAHVRGHQARKKHKSIMWPVGILEKVILRWRRKGRGFRGFGSDVVQDGPNMHGTRSPEDNYDVLKEGRRQTEERMQKALARVKSMAQYPEARAQYRRLLTAAEGFRETKAGSNEIPDNIEEDIGYDESEMLDIETLLDDDTFMSLAFQ; the protein is encoded by the exons ATGAACACCAACTATGTTAGAAACAAGGACACTGTCTTGTCAAAATCCGAAAATGATAGCATTTCTACCACTTTTCATGGTGCAAGCCCCACCAGCACGTTGTCCTCAGCTAATGAAGATGCTGAATCTG AGGACAATCACCAAGCAAATTCTAGATTTCATTCGTATCCGGAGTCACCATTGCGCAACGACAGTCATTCTACCCTATCAAGTTCTTATGATGTATCTTCCCCAAATTATGCAACACATTTTCGGAGGCATAGGGATgtttctggtggaagcaaatttGTATCTAGTTTTCAACCAACACTTGATTTGGGATCTGGGCAAGAAGCTTCGGGAAAGTACGCCGCAG GTGAGCTTACCGATAAAGAGGAATCTGTGTGTTACTTTCCTGTCCAAGCTAAGGTTGAG GAGAACAATATAGATCCATTTTGCAATCATCCTGGGGAGCATAAAGATCAGTCTGAACAGAGGAATCTTCAGGCGGTGCTTACAGAAATGGAAATTAGAAGTGCTGTCAATCCAAATTTGGAGAATATCAAGGATACAGTAGGGAATGAAAACTACTCATTCTTACTGAAAAAGCCGCTGATAAATTCATTGCAAATGGATGGAAACTTGAAGAAAGTTGACAGCTTCACCCGCTGGATGGCTAAGGAGCTTGGAGAAGCTGACGAATTGGATATGCTGTCAAGTAACAGGCTTTCATGGAATATTATGGGGAGTGAGTACGACTCCAATATCTCAGCTCAATTGGAAGTGGATGCAGACTCGCTGAGCTCTTCTATTTTGGGAGACCAGCTTTTCAGTATTATTGATTTTTCTCCAAACTGGACTTACTCTAATTGGGATTGCAAG GTTCTCATTATTGGAAAATTTCTCAAGAGTGGATTAGAGTTCTCAAAATGCAAATGGTCAATTATGTTTGGAGAGATGGAGATTCCAGCTGATGTTTTAGCAGATGGGATTCTTTGTTCCCATGCTCCACTACACAAGCCTGGACTCGTCGCTTTCTATGTCACTTGTTCCAACAGGCTCGCTTGCAGCGAAATACGAGAATTCGAATATAGGCGTGGACACGATCAAAATATTGGTGCTACAGATGTAAATGCAGCTGTTGTAACTGTGATGCATCTCTACCGACGACTTGAGATGCTATTATGCCAAAGACCCATTGGAAGCCCTAGCGGTTTCATTGAACATGACCTTGGAAAACAAACTCTGATTCAAAAAATTGTTTCATTGATGGAGGAGAACTGCCATGATGCATTGTTAACACAAAAAAATAGCACAGCACGGCTGATGGTGACTGGAGAGGTGCTTCTTGAAAAGCATCTAAAAGAGAAATTTTATTATTGGCTGCTTCAAAGAATAAATGAAGAAGATACAGTGCCAATAGTTGTTGATGACAGAGGTCAAGGTGTTCTACACTTGGCAGCTGCTCTTGGTTTTAATTGGGTCTTCCAGCCAATTATCATTCCAGGAGTTAGTTTGGATTTTCGAGACGTGAATGGATGGACAGCACTTCATTGGGCTGCATTTTATGGCAG GGAGGACACAGTTGCTGCTCTTGTTTCCCTAGGTGCAGCTCCTGGAGCGCTGACAGACCCATCTGCTGAATATCCGCTGGGTAGAACTCCAGCAGATCTGGCTTCTTCCAGTGGATACAAGGGGATATCTGGTTTTCTAGCTGAGACTTTCCTGACCACACATCTCACAACTCTTAGAATGAATGATCCGGATGAAGATGGTATACCAGAAGTTTCTGGAAGGAATGCTATACATACAGTTTCGGAACGTTTAGCAGTCCCTACAAATGAAGAGGAGGTACCAGATACACTCTCACTCAAGGATTCACTTGCCGCTGTCTGTAATGCATCACAAGCAGCAGCTCGCATTCACCAAATTTTCCGCATCCAGTCATTTCAGAGGAAGCAATTTACTGAACAGGGGTGTGATGAGTTGCTGAGTTCAGATGAGCATGCTATTTCTCTTTTAGCTGTTAGAAGTTCCAGATTACGTTTGGCCAATGCTGCTGCTGTGCACATCCAGAAAAAGTTTCGTGGTTGGAAAAAGCGGAAGGAATTTCTGCAAATTCGGCAAAAAGTTGTTAAAATTCAG GCTCATGTGAGGGGGCATCAGGCAAGGAAGAAACATAAAAGTATTATGTGGCCAGTGGGAATATTGGAGAAGGTGATTTTGCGCTGGAGACGTAAAGGGCGTGGTTTCCGTGGATTTGGGTCAGATGTGGTCCAAGATGGGCCGAACATGCATGGCACTAGGTCGCCGGAAGACAATTATGATGTTCtgaaggaaggaagaagacaAACTGAAGAAAGGATGCAAAAAGCACTTGCAAGGGTGAAATCTATGGCCCAATACCCTGAAGCCCGAGCTCAGTACCGTAGACTGCTAACTGCTGCTGAAGGGTTCCGAGAAACAAAG GCTGGTTCCAATGAGATCCCAGACAACATAGAAGAAGATATAGGGTATGATGAAAGTGAAATGCTCGACATAGAGACTCTGTTGGATGATGATACTTTCATGTCTCTGGCATTCCAATGA
- the LOC140813441 gene encoding calmodulin-binding transcription activator 2-like isoform X2, whose product MLHCYYAHGEDNENFQRRSYWLLEPDLMHIVFVHYLGVKGGKMNTNYVRNKDTVLSKSENDSISTTFHGASPTSTLSSANEDAESEDNHQANSRFHSYPESPLRNDSHSTLSSSYDVSSPNYATHFRRHRDVSGGSKFVSSFQPTLDLGSGQEASGKYAAGELTDKEESVCYFPVQAKVEENNIDPFCNHPGEHKDQSEQRNLQAVLTEMEIRSAVNPNLENIKDTVGNENYSFLLKKPLINSLQMDGNLKKVDSFTRWMAKELGEADELDMLSSNRLSWNIMGSEYDSNISAQLEVDADSLSSSILGDQLFSIIDFSPNWTYSNWDCKVLIIGKFLKSGLEFSKCKWSIMFGEMEIPADVLADGILCSHAPLHKPGLVAFYVTCSNRLACSEIREFEYRRGHDQNIGATDVNAAVVTVMHLYRRLEMLLCQRPIGSPSGFIEHDLGKQTLIQKIVSLMEENCHDALLTQKNSTARLMVTGEVLLEKHLKEKFYYWLLQRINEEDTVPIVVDDRGQGVLHLAAALGFNWVFQPIIIPGVSLDFRDVNGWTALHWAAFYGREDTVAALVSLGAAPGALTDPSAEYPLGRTPADLASSSGYKGISGFLAETFLTTHLTTLRMNDPDEDGIPEVSGRNAIHTVSERLAVPTNEEEVPDTLSLKDSLAAVCNASQAAARIHQIFRIQSFQRKQFTEQGCDELLSSDEHAISLLAVRSSRLRLANAAAVHIQKKFRGWKKRKEFLQIRQKVVKIQAHVRGHQARKKHKSIMWPVGILEKVILRWRRKGRGFRGFGSDVVQDGPNMHGTRSPEDNYDVLKEGRRQTEERMQKALARVKSMAQYPEARAQYRRLLTAAEGFRETKAGSNEIPDNIEEDIGYDESEMLDIETLLDDDTFMSLAFQ is encoded by the exons ATGTTGCATTGTTACTATGCCCATGGAGAGGATAATGAAAATTTTCAAAGGCGGAGCTACTGGTTGCTTGAGCC GGATCTCATGCACATAGTATTTGTCCACTATTTGGGAGTTAAG GGTGGCAAGATGAACACCAACTATGTTAGAAACAAGGACACTGTCTTGTCAAAATCCGAAAATGATAGCATTTCTACCACTTTTCATGGTGCAAGCCCCACCAGCACGTTGTCCTCAGCTAATGAAGATGCTGAATCTG AGGACAATCACCAAGCAAATTCTAGATTTCATTCGTATCCGGAGTCACCATTGCGCAACGACAGTCATTCTACCCTATCAAGTTCTTATGATGTATCTTCCCCAAATTATGCAACACATTTTCGGAGGCATAGGGATgtttctggtggaagcaaatttGTATCTAGTTTTCAACCAACACTTGATTTGGGATCTGGGCAAGAAGCTTCGGGAAAGTACGCCGCAG GTGAGCTTACCGATAAAGAGGAATCTGTGTGTTACTTTCCTGTCCAAGCTAAGGTTGAG GAGAACAATATAGATCCATTTTGCAATCATCCTGGGGAGCATAAAGATCAGTCTGAACAGAGGAATCTTCAGGCGGTGCTTACAGAAATGGAAATTAGAAGTGCTGTCAATCCAAATTTGGAGAATATCAAGGATACAGTAGGGAATGAAAACTACTCATTCTTACTGAAAAAGCCGCTGATAAATTCATTGCAAATGGATGGAAACTTGAAGAAAGTTGACAGCTTCACCCGCTGGATGGCTAAGGAGCTTGGAGAAGCTGACGAATTGGATATGCTGTCAAGTAACAGGCTTTCATGGAATATTATGGGGAGTGAGTACGACTCCAATATCTCAGCTCAATTGGAAGTGGATGCAGACTCGCTGAGCTCTTCTATTTTGGGAGACCAGCTTTTCAGTATTATTGATTTTTCTCCAAACTGGACTTACTCTAATTGGGATTGCAAG GTTCTCATTATTGGAAAATTTCTCAAGAGTGGATTAGAGTTCTCAAAATGCAAATGGTCAATTATGTTTGGAGAGATGGAGATTCCAGCTGATGTTTTAGCAGATGGGATTCTTTGTTCCCATGCTCCACTACACAAGCCTGGACTCGTCGCTTTCTATGTCACTTGTTCCAACAGGCTCGCTTGCAGCGAAATACGAGAATTCGAATATAGGCGTGGACACGATCAAAATATTGGTGCTACAGATGTAAATGCAGCTGTTGTAACTGTGATGCATCTCTACCGACGACTTGAGATGCTATTATGCCAAAGACCCATTGGAAGCCCTAGCGGTTTCATTGAACATGACCTTGGAAAACAAACTCTGATTCAAAAAATTGTTTCATTGATGGAGGAGAACTGCCATGATGCATTGTTAACACAAAAAAATAGCACAGCACGGCTGATGGTGACTGGAGAGGTGCTTCTTGAAAAGCATCTAAAAGAGAAATTTTATTATTGGCTGCTTCAAAGAATAAATGAAGAAGATACAGTGCCAATAGTTGTTGATGACAGAGGTCAAGGTGTTCTACACTTGGCAGCTGCTCTTGGTTTTAATTGGGTCTTCCAGCCAATTATCATTCCAGGAGTTAGTTTGGATTTTCGAGACGTGAATGGATGGACAGCACTTCATTGGGCTGCATTTTATGGCAG GGAGGACACAGTTGCTGCTCTTGTTTCCCTAGGTGCAGCTCCTGGAGCGCTGACAGACCCATCTGCTGAATATCCGCTGGGTAGAACTCCAGCAGATCTGGCTTCTTCCAGTGGATACAAGGGGATATCTGGTTTTCTAGCTGAGACTTTCCTGACCACACATCTCACAACTCTTAGAATGAATGATCCGGATGAAGATGGTATACCAGAAGTTTCTGGAAGGAATGCTATACATACAGTTTCGGAACGTTTAGCAGTCCCTACAAATGAAGAGGAGGTACCAGATACACTCTCACTCAAGGATTCACTTGCCGCTGTCTGTAATGCATCACAAGCAGCAGCTCGCATTCACCAAATTTTCCGCATCCAGTCATTTCAGAGGAAGCAATTTACTGAACAGGGGTGTGATGAGTTGCTGAGTTCAGATGAGCATGCTATTTCTCTTTTAGCTGTTAGAAGTTCCAGATTACGTTTGGCCAATGCTGCTGCTGTGCACATCCAGAAAAAGTTTCGTGGTTGGAAAAAGCGGAAGGAATTTCTGCAAATTCGGCAAAAAGTTGTTAAAATTCAG GCTCATGTGAGGGGGCATCAGGCAAGGAAGAAACATAAAAGTATTATGTGGCCAGTGGGAATATTGGAGAAGGTGATTTTGCGCTGGAGACGTAAAGGGCGTGGTTTCCGTGGATTTGGGTCAGATGTGGTCCAAGATGGGCCGAACATGCATGGCACTAGGTCGCCGGAAGACAATTATGATGTTCtgaaggaaggaagaagacaAACTGAAGAAAGGATGCAAAAAGCACTTGCAAGGGTGAAATCTATGGCCCAATACCCTGAAGCCCGAGCTCAGTACCGTAGACTGCTAACTGCTGCTGAAGGGTTCCGAGAAACAAAG GCTGGTTCCAATGAGATCCCAGACAACATAGAAGAAGATATAGGGTATGATGAAAGTGAAATGCTCGACATAGAGACTCTGTTGGATGATGATACTTTCATGTCTCTGGCATTCCAATGA
- the LOC140814182 gene encoding outer envelope protein 64, mitochondrial-like, translated as MSKLSKFSASNPKVWVVIGVGIAGVLILAEVQRRRIKATSSIKEDFGAFIERFELLPFPQPPPPASRLPLSGLTFAINDNIDVKGYVTGYGSADWKRTHDEAGKTALVVTTLLKNGATCVGKTVMDELGLGISGQNRNYGTPTNPLKPSHVPGGSSSGSAAAVAGHLLDFALGTDTVGCIRVPASFCGILGFRPSHGILSSIGVVPNSQSLDAVGWLAADPSVLHRVGYSLLQLNPLAPKRTRRLIIADDLFQLSKVPIQKTVHVVSKATENLSGYRTPEHVNCGKYVASNVPSLGAFRDESANQQNGMSVLKALSSVMLLLQRYEFKTNHEDWVKSVKPKLASETSNRVWTSINSNQDNIKSLYKVRTEMRAALQSLLKDDGILVIPTVADAPVKLNSKKGLPADSSDRAYTLLSISSMSGACQVTIPFGEHNDSPVSVSFIASHGNDKFLLDTFLDMYSSLQKEVNNVSSSMPFPDANGNMDAAELLKEKGNAAYKGKQWNKAVSYYTEAIKLNQTNATYYSNRAAAYLELGCFQQAEDDCSSAISLDKKNVKAYLRRGTAKESLLFYKEALQDFKHALVLEPQNKLAILAEKRLRKLST; from the exons ATGTCTAAATTATCCAAATTTAGTGCTTCAAACCCGAAGGTGTGGGTGGTGATCGGCGTGGGTATCGCCGGAGTTTTGATCCTAGCGGAGGTGCAGCGGCGTCGGATCAAAGCTACGAGCTCCATTAAAGAAGACTTCGGAGCTTTTATCGAGCGATTCGAGCTCCTTCCATTTCCTCAGCCGCCGCCTCCGGCTTCTCGTCTCCCTCTCTCTGGCCTCACATTCGCCATCAATGACAA CATTGATGTAAAAGGCTATGTAACGGGATATGGAAGTGCTGATTGGAAGAGGACACATGATGAAGCCGGGAAAACAGCTCTAGTTGTGACGACATTACTTAAAAATGGGGCAACCTGTGTGGGCAAGACTGTTATGGATGAGCTCGGTTTAGG TATATCAGGGCAAAATCGGAACTATGGAACTCCAACCAACCCACTAAAGCCATCTCATGTTCCAGGAGGCTCTTCTAGTGGATCAGCAGCGGCTGTTGCCGGACATCTCTTAGATTTTGCTCTTG GTACTGATACAGTCGGTTGTATAAGAGTACCAGCTTCATTTTGTGGCATCCTTGGGTTCAGACCATCTCATGGAATTTTATCTTCAATTGGCGTCGTGCCAAACTCCCAAAGTTTGGATGCTGTTG GATGGTTGGCTGCTGATCCATCTGTTTTGCATCGCGTGGGTTATAGTCTACTGCAGTTAAATCCTTTGGCACCTAAAAGGACAAGGCGGTTGATTATTGCTGATGATCTTTTCCAGCTTTCCAAGGTTCCCATTCAGAAGACTGTCCATGTTGTGAGCAAAGCAACAGAGAATCTATCTGGCT ACCGGACTCCTGAGCATGTGAACTGCGGGAAGTATGTTGCCTCAAATGTTCCCAGCCTTGGAGCTTTTCGTGATGAATCAGCAAACCAGCAAAATGGAATGTCTGTTTTGAAAGCACTGTCTTCTGTAATGCTTTTGCTACAAAG aTATGAGTTCAAAACAAATCATGAAGATTGGGTTAAATCAGTAAAACCTAAATTAGCTTCCGAAACTTCTAATCGTGTTTGGACCTCAATAAACTCAAACCAGGATAACATTAAAAGTCTGTATAAAGTTAGAACGGAGATGCGGGCTGCTCTACAAAGCCTCTTGAAG GATGATGGAATATTAGTAATTCCCACAGTGGCTGATGCTCCAGTCAAGCTGAACTCGAAGAAAGGTCTTCCTGCTGACTCCTCTGATAGGGCTTATACTTTGTTAAGCATTTCAAGTATGTCTGGAGCTTGTCAG GTCACAATACCATTTGGAGAACATAATGACTCTCCAGTTTCAGTATCTTTCATTGCATCTCATGGAAATGATAAGTTTTTACTTGATACCTTCTTGGATATGTATTCATCTCTTCAAAAAGAAGTCAACAATGTTTCAAGTTCCATGCCATTTCCAGATGCCAATGGCAACATGGATGCTGCTGAGCTTTTGAAAGAAAAG GGTAATGCTGCATACAAAGGAAAACAATGGAATAAAGCTGTAAGTTACTACACCGAGGCAATAAAACTGAACCAGACAAATGCAACATACTATTCCAATCGAGCAGCTGCTTACTTGGAGTTAGGATG ctttcagcaagctgaAGACGATTGTAGCAGTGCGATATCCCTGGATAAGAAG AACGTGAAGGCCTATTTGAGACGAGGGACAGCTAAGGAATCTCTGCTTTTCTACAAAGAGGCTCTTCAAG ATTTTAAGCACGCACTTGTGCTGGAACCACAGAACAAGCTGGCCATTCTAGCTGAAAAAAGACTAAGAAAATTGTCCACTTAA